AATGGCGGCACCGAACGCATTGCTAAAACACGTTCGCATTTCGTCAAAATCGCATCAGCAATCACTTGTGCTTTTTGTGGTGCCTCACGTCCTGCTATAAGAAAACTGACTAAAACGCGATAGCCATCTGGATAAGTCGCACTAACTTTATATTGAGTTGTCGGTGCTTGTCCTTTGGCACCCGTCACACGAACTCGATGTTTTCCGACTTGCTCCAAATGTACCTGACTAAAATCCGCAATCACATCGGGTAATAAATATGCTTGAGGATTACCAATTTCATAAACGATTTGTTCAGCAACCGTGGCGGTAGAAACCAGACCACCTGTTCCCTGTGGTTTGGTCACAACGAATGAACTATCTTCACTCACTTCAACCACGGGGAAGCCCATATTGTCGAAACCCTGAACCAAGCGCCAATCAGTAAAATTACCACCCGTACATTGAGCTCCACATTCAATCACATGCCCAGCCAAGGAACCTTGTGCCAATTTGTCATAGTCATCTAAAGACCATTGATATTCATGAAGTAAAGGGGCAAGCACTACTGCCGAATCTACGACTCGACCCGTAATCACAATATCTGCACCTAAGTCTAAAGCGTCACGAATTGCGACAGCTCCTAAATAAGCATTACTACTCGCCACCTGTTCTGGCAAAGCTTCCCCGCTAAACATTTCTTGAATATTTTGCTGCTTGAGTTGCTCATGTTGCGCTAAAAGATCATCACCTAAAACCACCGCAACTTTCAGATCTAGACCATATTCTTTAATTATCTTTTGCAAGGCATCCCGACAAGCCAATGGATTAACTCCACCCGCATTACTAATTACCTTAATCTTTTTTTCTGCAATTTTTTTAAGTAGAGGCGCCATCACCCGACTGACAAAATCCAAAGCATAGCCATGCTTTGGTTCCATCATCTTCGCTTTTGCCATAATCGACATAGTGATTTCTGACAAATAATCAAAAACCAAATAATTAATATCAGCTAAATGTACTAATTGGAAAGCAGCAGTATTAGTATCTCCCCAAAAACCTGAGGCACAACCTATTTTTACGACACGCTTATCATCCTGCTGATCACTTGCCATTTTATTTCTCATTATTTTGTTTAAAAATTACACTCAACATTACCAAGCAAGCGCTTGGTTTGTAAAGAGCAAAATGTTATTGTGAAATTGACTAAAACTGCCAAATTTAACAACCTAGTGAAAACAGAATGAAATTTGGCAATTTTTTTCCGTTAAGTATTTTTATATAAAGGATTTAGCTTTCGTATGATTGCGACTTCAATTGAACAGATTCCAACTATCTCTTGTTTTGATGACAGTCCTCGTGGCCGTTTACTACAAGGCGCGGCATACTTATTTCATAAACAAGGTTATGACAAAACCACTGTTCGTGAACTGGCTCAATTTATTGGAATTCAATCGGGAAGCTTATTCCATCACTTCAAAAGTAAAGATGACATCCTCGCTAACGTGATGGAGCAAACTATCATTTACAATCTTGCTCGTTTAAAAGATGCAGCGCAGCAATCTACTCATCCAGAACAACAATTACGTGCTCTCATTAAAACCGAACTTATCTCAATTACCGGCGACACCGGTGCGGCAATGGCTGTTTTGGTATACGAATGGTTTGCTCTTTCAAAAGAAAAACAAGATTATCTTTTGAAAATGCGCAATGAATACGAGCAAATCTGGCTGGATGTGATTGAAAAGTTACGTACTCAGGGCAAAATAAAGCATGATGCTTTTATTTGGCGACGATTAGTCGGTGGTGCGATTTCTTGGACCGTAACTTGGTATAAATCTGAAGGCAAAGTCAAAATTGATGAATTAACTGAAATGGTTTGGGAAATGGCGCTGAAGTAAAAAGGTGGCCCAACAACCACCTTTGTTAAATTAATAACCCAACTGTTTACTAATCAAATCTTTCATAATTTCTTCAGCACCACCACCAATCATATTGACCTTCACTTCACGGTAAATACGTTCAGATTTGGTTCCGCGCATAAATCCCATACCGCCCAGCATTTGAACAGCTGCATCGGCACAAAACTGCATGGTTCGAGTAGCCACATTTTTAAGCATTGAGATTTGCGCCACTAGCTCAGGCCCCTGTAATTTTGGTTGAGTCATTTTCCATGCAGTTTCTTCAAGTAGTGCTCGTGTTGAGGTTAATTGCGTTGCCATATCTACCAATTTATGACGAACCACTTGATGATCTATTAATCGCTTACCAAAAGTTTTACGTTGTTGTGCCCAGTCTAACGCTTCTTCGTAACAGACTAACGCATATCCATAAGCGACTACTCCCAAGAAGAACCGCTCCATATTAAAGTTATTCATAATGACTTTAAAACCAACATTTTCTTTACCAAGAAGATTTGATGCAGGAACTCGTACTTGGTCAAAATGTAAATGAGCAGTATCCGATGCCCACCAGCCCATTTTCTTTAAAGGTGTTTTAGTAATACCTTCGCTGTGTGCATCAATCAACAACATTGAAATGCCTTCAGCACCAGTTTTAGTAGGATCGGTACGCACCGCAACCGTATAGTAATCTGCACGAATACCTGACGTGATAAATGTCTTCTCACCAGAAACGATATAATAATTACCTTCGCGAACGGCTTTAGTTTGTAATGCAGCAACATCTGAACCACCACCTGGTTCTGTAATTGCTAAAGCAGAAATTTTTTCACCCGAAATAATACTTGGGAGAACTCTAGCTTTTAATTCTTCACTTCCAAAGTGCTGAATAGGTGGTGCGCCAATCGTATGTACCATAAGAGAGATATGTACCCCACCTGAACCGGCACGAGCCATTTCTATACCAGCAAGCAGTGAATAAAATGGATCGGCATCTGGAATACCACCATATTCCTCCGAAAAACCTAATCCCAACAACCCAATCTCAGCAGCTTTTTTATAAAGTTCTCGTGGAAATGTCTCTGCCTCATCCCACTCATTAACGAAAGGTGCCATTTCTTTTTGTACAAATCGACGGACATTATCAGCAAAAGCAAAGTGTTGTTCATTATAGTAAATCGGATTGAGTTGCATTTTTGAGATATCCTGATGTTTTTATTTAATTCCAGAGCATATCTTGTCATGTTTCCGCTCTACCAAAAGTTGCAAGAAGCTCCAACTTTTTGGCAAAAAGCATCAAACAGAATTATTTTAAATTGGGTACAAAACCTATACTCTCAAACAACCACGAAATCCACGAGCTGCATAATACGATTGCGCTCCATTATGATAGACAAAAACACGACCATAGCGACGGTCTGCAAAAAGCGCTCCACCCAATTGACGAATTTCATCTGGAGTTGCAAGCCAACTTGATGTTTTAAGATCAAATTCTTCAATTTGTTGTAAAAAATGGTACTGTTCCTCGGTCAAAAGTTCGATTCCCATTTCTTTAGCTATATCTATCGTATTATTTTTAGGTGGATGATCTTTTCTAGATTCTAAAGCTTCGCGATCATAACAGAGACTTCGACGCCCCGTAGGAGTCTCAGAGCAGCAATCCACAAACAAATATTCATCTTTGATTTGATCATAAACAATTACATCGGGCTCTCCTCCCGTATTCTCCATTTCTTGCAATGACCATAATTTTTCAGGAAGCTTAATGAGTTTAGCTTGCACATGACTCCAACTTATTTCTTTATGACGGTGTGAATTCTCTTCAAATCTATCTTTTAATAACTCCATGAAAGCTTCTATCTGCTTTGGAGTTAATTGCTTTTTAGTTGCCATTAAATAAATCCTTATATTTATTAAACTGACCGCCCATCAAAATAATTTATTTTTATACTCTCTAAATCTATACCATCTATACAGCGAATATTAATAGCAAAAATAGAATTACCTTCAGCATCTACGCCTTGAGCATAGGGATGAATACCACATTTTTTACAAAAGTGATGGTTAATCACATGTTTATTAAAATTATAAGTCTCTAAAATATCAGGTTTTTCTAAAGTAACCTTGACTTGCTGGCTCGGTAAGAACCAAAGCAAAGATCCTTTCTTTTGGCAGATAGAACAATTACAAGATAAAGCTTCTGATAATTCACCTTCTATAGCAAACTTCACCTGTCCACAGTGACAACTTCCTTTATATTCCATATCTTTTTCCCACTTTCTAATTTTTTATAGTTTTATAATATTCTTTTGATAGATCAATTTTCAATCTTCTTATAGATTTTAATGTTTTCACCCTTCTCCAATCTAATTAATTAAACCTCTAGTAGATCATCTAAACACTGCAAGGTGAAAAGAGAAATCCTCATTCCCCTTACTTATTTATTATAAGAAATTACAGACTCAATTCGATTTAAGATTTGCGGCCAACCTTTTCCCATCCCAATAAAAGCCTGTTGCCCAACTGAAGAATCCATATTAAAACCCGAATGATTAAGCTGCAAAAGTGTACCATTTTCTTGAGGGGTTAATTGCCATCTAATGGTGGTATCAAGTACTCCAATAGCAAATACATACTCAAATAAAAGTTCTTTCTCAACTAATGTAACCAAACAAAGCTGCTGACCAAAACTGCCCATATCTAGAGTAAATTGATGGCCAATATTAGGTTGAATATTCCCCTTAATCCACCATTGCTGGAGAAGTTCAGGAGATGTTATAGCTTCCCAAACTTTTTGAGGAGATTGATTGATAAATTGTGAAACTTCAATAGACTCTAACATTTTTTTATTTTAGACCCGTCTATAATTAATTGGTTTTATTATGCTGCATAAAATAATTAGCAATATAAGGGATTATGTAAAATCATATCTACCTTTATTAAGCTGGATCATTAGTGAAGAATTATCATTAAATGACATTTTAGAAAAACCTTTTTATCACCCGACTCTTGAAGAGGGCCTGCGCACGGCTCTAAAACATGCACGTAGACAGTTAAAATAATACCTTTAGAAGGATTTTCTTAATTTTAAAGTGAGCTCTTATTTATTTTCTGCACATAAAAAAACACCCCAATCTCTTTTGAGATTGGGGTGTTTGAATAATGAGCTGGCGATGACTTACTCTCACATGGGTAACCCCACACTACCATCAGCGCTAAGAGGTTTCACTTCTGAGTTCGGGAAGGGATCAGGTGGTTCACTCTTGCTATGGTCGCCAGCACAACTGTTATGGATACTTGCCTTGGTCTTATTGTCTGCCAATGCGTTTTCCAAATCTTTACAGATGGGCTGATTGAATCTGAACTTGTTCATTTTAACTAGTGGAATAACTAAATCAAGTTACTTAGTATGATAATGAATCGATTGATGCTTTATATACAACTGCTTGGGTGTTGTATAGTCAAGCCTCACGAGCAATTAGTATTGGTCAGCTTCACATATCGCTATGCTTCCACATCCAACCTATCAACGTCCTAGTCTCGAACGGCTCTTTAGAGGACATAAAGTCCTAGGGAAATCTTATCTTGAGGTAGGCTTCCCGCTTAGATGCTTTCAGCGGTTATCCCTTCCGAACATAGCTACCCGGCGATGCGACTGGCGTCACAACCGGTACACCAGAGGTTCGTCCACTCTGGTCCTCTCGTACTAGGAGCAGATCCTCTCAAATTTCCAGCGCCCACGGTAGATAGGGACCGAACTGTCTCACGACGTTCTAAACCCAGCTCGCGTACCTCTTTAAATGGCGAACAGCCATACCCTTGGGACCTGCTTCAGCCCCAGGATGAGATGAGCCGACATCGAGGTGCCAAACACCGCCGTCGATATGAACTCTTGGGCGGTATCAGCCTGTTATCCCCAGAGTACCTTTTATCCGTTGAGCGATGGCCCTTCCATACAGAACCACCGGATCACTAAGACCTACTTTCGTACCTGCTCGACTTGTGGGTCTCGCAGTTAAGCGCGCTTTTGCCTTTATACTCTACGCGTGATTTCCGACCACGCTGAGCGCACCTTCGTACTCCTCCGTTACTCTTTAGGAGGAGACCGCCCCAGTCAAACTACCCACCAGACACGGTCCTCGTCCCGGATAACGGGACAGAGTTAGAACCTCAACATTACCAGGGTGGTATTTCAAGGACGGCTCCATTGGAACTAGCGTTCCAACTTCAAAGCCTCCCACCTATCCTACACAAGTAAGGTCAAAGTTCAGTGTCAAGCTGCAGTAAAGGTTCACGGGGTCTTTCCGTCTAGCCGCGGGTACACTGCATCTTCACAGCGATTTCGATTTCACTGAGCCTCTGCTGGAGACAGCGCCGCCATCATTATGCCATTCGTGCAGGTCGGAACTTACCCGACAAGGAATTTCGCTACCTTAGGACCGTTATAGTTACGGCCGCCGTTTACTGGGGCTTCGATCAAGAGCTTCGCTTACGCTAACCCCATCAATTAACCTTCCAGCACCGGGCAGGCATCACACCCTATACGTCCACTTTCGTGTTTGCAGAGTGCTATGTTTTTAATAAACAGTTGCAGCGGCCTGGTTTCTGCGGCTGTCATCAGCTCAGGAAGCAAGTTCCATCACCAACAACAGCGTACCTTCTCCCGAAGTTACGGTACCATTTTGCCTAGTTCCTTCAGCAGAGTTCTCTCAAGCGCCTTGGTCTACTCGACCTGACCACCTGTGTCGGTTTCGGGTACGATTCCTGTGTAACTGAAGCTTAGAGACTTTTCCTGGAAGCATGGTATCAGCCACTTCACTGTACAAGTACAGCTTGCTATCGGATCTCAGTATAGAGTACCCCGGATTTGCCTAAGATACATACCTACATCCTTCCACCTGGACAACCAACGCCAGGCTGACTTAACCTTCTCCGTCCTCTCATCGCATTACACAGAAGTATTGGAATATTAACCAATTTCCCATCGACTACGCCTTTCGGCCTCGCCTTAGGGGTCGACTCACCCAGCCCCGATTAACGTTGGACTGGAACCCTTGGTCTTTCGGCGAACGGGTTTTTCACCCGTTTTGTCGTTACTCACGTCAGCATTCGCACTTCTGATACCTCCAGCATACTTCTCAATACACCTTCATCGGCTTACAGAACGCTCCCCTACCACTTGACTAATGTCAAATCCGCAGCTTCGGCACATAGTTTTAGCCCCGTTACATCTTCCGCGCAGGCCGACTCGACTAGTGAGCTATTACGCTTTCTTTAAAGGGTGGCTGCTTCTAAGCCAACCTCCTAGCTGTCTATGCCTTCCCACATCGTTTCCCACTTAACTATGATTTTGGGGCCTTAGCTGGCGGTCTGGATTGTTTTCCTCTTGACTACGGACGTTAGCACCCGCAGTCTGTCTCCCGGATAGTACTCATAGGTATTCGGAGTTTGCATCGGTTTGGTAAGTCGGGATGACCCCCTAGCCGAAACAGTGCTCTACCCCCTATGGTATTCGTCCGAGGCGCTACCTAAATAGCTTTCGGGGAGAACCAGCTATCACCAGGCTTGATTAGCCTTTCACCCCTATCCACAAGTCATCCCCTGGCTTTTCAACGACAGTGGGTTCGGTCCTCCAGTTAGTGTTACCCAACCTTCAACCTGCTCATGGATAGATCGCCTGGTTTCGGGTCTATACCCAGCAACTAAACGCCCTATTAAGACTCGATTTCTCTACGGCTCCCCTATACGGTTAACCTCGCTACTGAATATAAGTCGCTGACCCATTATACAAAAGGTACGCAGTCACCGAACAAGTCGGCTCCCACTGCTTGTATGCATGCGGTTTCAGGATCTATTTCACTCCCCTCACAGGGGTTCTTTTCGCCTTTCCCTCACGGTACTGGTTCACTATCGGTCAGTCAGGAGTATTTAGCCTTGGAGGATGGTCCCCCCATATTCAGACAAGGTTTCACGTGCCTCGCCCTACTCGTCATCATTATGTGTGCCCTTTCGTGTACGGGAATATCACCCTCTACGTTCGCACTTCCCAGAGCGTTCCACTAAAACACACATAACTTAATGGGCTGATCCCCGTTCGCTCGCCGCTACTGAGGGAATCTCAATTGATTTCTTTTCCTAAGGGTACTGAGATGTTTCACTTCCCCTCGTTCGCTTTGCAACACTATGTATTCATGTTGCAATACCTACCTTAAAGTAGGTGGGTTCCCCCATTCAGAAATCTCCGGATCAAAGGATATTTGCCGCCTCCCCGGAGCTTTTCGCAGGCTATCACGTCTTTCATCGCCTCTGACTGCCAAGGCATCCACCACATGCACTTAATTACTTGACTATACAACCCCAAACAGTCGTCAACACCTACAAGTGAGTGTTGTCCGTGCGATTCTTCATCGCTACTATCTGTTGTCTGTGTACTTAAACACTGTACAGCTTCAATCTAAATTCATATACCAAAACGCTTGATTCAGTTAATTTGCTAGTTCTCAATTAACTCCAAGATCAGAATTACTTCATCTCTCTTTGTTATTGAGTGAACAATTTATTTCAGACTCAATTTTGCCAATCTGTTAATGAATAAACATGCCTTCGTCAGGTCATGCTTAATACCGTGATACTTAAATCACAGAAGTTAATAAACCAAGATCTCAATCTCTATTTACTAATTTCTGTAATCCGAACTTCTCTTAAGTTCTGGTGGAGACTAGGAGAGTCGAACTCCTGACCTCCTGCGTGCAAAGCAGGCGCTCTACCAACTAAGCTAAGTCCCCAGCTTACATCATCAGTCATGTATCTTTTTATCTATAACTTCAACCAGTCAAAGTCATGGTGGGTCTGACAAGACTTGAACTTGTGACCCCACGCTTATCAAGCGTGTGCTCTAACCAACTGAGCTACAGACCCTCAGATACATCTATGAAGAACAACTTGTTGTGGATTCTTACCAATCGTCAATCTTTCGTTAAGGAGGTGATCCAGCCGCAGGTTCCCCTACGGCTACCTTGTTACGACTTCACCCCAGTCATCGGCCACACCGTGGTAACCGCCCTCTTTGCAGTTAGGCTAGCTACTTCTGGTGCAACAAACTCCCATGGTGTGACGGGCGGTGTGTACAAGGCCCGGGAACGTATTCACCGCGGCATTCTGATCCGCGATTACTAGCGATTCCGACTTCATGGAGTCGAGTTGCAGACTCCAATCCGGACTACGAT
This window of the Acinetobacter sp. XH1741 genome carries:
- a CDS encoding acyclic terpene utilization AtuA family protein, whose translation is MASDQQDDKRVVKIGCASGFWGDTNTAAFQLVHLADINYLVFDYLSEITMSIMAKAKMMEPKHGYALDFVSRVMAPLLKKIAEKKIKVISNAGGVNPLACRDALQKIIKEYGLDLKVAVVLGDDLLAQHEQLKQQNIQEMFSGEALPEQVASSNAYLGAVAIRDALDLGADIVITGRVVDSAVVLAPLLHEYQWSLDDYDKLAQGSLAGHVIECGAQCTGGNFTDWRLVQGFDNMGFPVVEVSEDSSFVVTKPQGTGGLVSTATVAEQIVYEIGNPQAYLLPDVIADFSQVHLEQVGKHRVRVTGAKGQAPTTQYKVSATYPDGYRVLVSFLIAGREAPQKAQVIADAILTKCERVLAMRSVPPFSEKSVEILGLESTYGAHAQTLNSREVVVKIAVKHMFKEACMFFASEIAQASTGMAPALAGIVGGRPKASPVIKLFSFLIDKDQVNVEIDFEGRRYPVEIPRNTSTEQFNTVAAGESAVYQGNEIEVPLIEIAHARSGDKGNHSNIGVIARKAEYLPWIRAALTEQAIASYMQHVLDVEKGRVIRYELPGLNALNFMLENALGGGGVASLRIDPQGKAFAQQLLDMPVKVPAHFLEK
- a CDS encoding TetR/AcrR family transcriptional regulator; the encoded protein is MIATSIEQIPTISCFDDSPRGRLLQGAAYLFHKQGYDKTTVRELAQFIGIQSGSLFHHFKSKDDILANVMEQTIIYNLARLKDAAQQSTHPEQQLRALIKTELISITGDTGAAMAVLVYEWFALSKEKQDYLLKMRNEYEQIWLDVIEKLRTQGKIKHDAFIWRRLVGGAISWTVTWYKSEGKVKIDELTEMVWEMALK
- a CDS encoding acyl-CoA dehydrogenase family protein gives rise to the protein MQLNPIYYNEQHFAFADNVRRFVQKEMAPFVNEWDEAETFPRELYKKAAEIGLLGLGFSEEYGGIPDADPFYSLLAGIEMARAGSGGVHISLMVHTIGAPPIQHFGSEELKARVLPSIISGEKISALAITEPGGGSDVAALQTKAVREGNYYIVSGEKTFITSGIRADYYTVAVRTDPTKTGAEGISMLLIDAHSEGITKTPLKKMGWWASDTAHLHFDQVRVPASNLLGKENVGFKVIMNNFNMERFFLGVVAYGYALVCYEEALDWAQQRKTFGKRLIDHQVVRHKLVDMATQLTSTRALLEETAWKMTQPKLQGPELVAQISMLKNVATRTMQFCADAAVQMLGGMGFMRGTKSERIYREVKVNMIGGGAEEIMKDLISKQLGY
- a CDS encoding DUF4256 domain-containing protein, producing MATKKQLTPKQIEAFMELLKDRFEENSHRHKEISWSHVQAKLIKLPEKLWSLQEMENTGGEPDVIVYDQIKDEYLFVDCCSETPTGRRSLCYDREALESRKDHPPKNNTIDIAKEMGIELLTEEQYHFLQQIEEFDLKTSSWLATPDEIRQLGGALFADRRYGRVFVYHNGAQSYYAARGFRGCLRV
- a CDS encoding GFA family protein, with product MEYKGSCHCGQVKFAIEGELSEALSCNCSICQKKGSLLWFLPSQQVKVTLEKPDILETYNFNKHVINHHFCKKCGIHPYAQGVDAEGNSIFAINIRCIDGIDLESIKINYFDGRSV
- a CDS encoding SRPBCC domain-containing protein, which gives rise to MLESIEVSQFINQSPQKVWEAITSPELLQQWWIKGNIQPNIGHQFTLDMGSFGQQLCLVTLVEKELLFEYVFAIGVLDTTIRWQLTPQENGTLLQLNHSGFNMDSSVGQQAFIGMGKGWPQILNRIESVISYNK